Part of the Aquamicrobium lusatiense genome is shown below.
AGAGCTGCGGCGTGCCCATGCGATGGCCGAGATCGATGCCGTTGACGATATTGCCCCACTGGTCAGAGCCGCCCATCTGCAGGCGTATGCCATAGCGCTTGTTCAGCTCCACATAGTCGTAGGCCTGCAGGATCATGTAGTTGAATTCTAGGAACGACAGCGACTGGTCGCGGTCGAGCCGCAGCTTCACGGAATCGAAGGACAGCATGCGGTTGACCGAAAAATGCCGCCCCACATCGCGCAGGAATTCCAGATAGTTCAGCGGCAGCAGCCAGTCGGCATTGTTGACCATGAGCGCATCGTGCGGGCCATCGCCAAAGGTCAGGTAGTTGGAAAACACCTTCTTGATGCCATCCATGTTGTCCTGAATGGTCTGCGGCGTCATCAGCTTGCGCGCCTCGTCCTTGAACGAGGGATCGCCGACCATGCCGGTGCCGCCACCCATCAGGGCTACCGGGCGATGGCCGGTTTTTTGCATCCAGTGCAGCATCATGATCTGGATCAGACCGCCCGCATGAAGGCTCGGCGCCGTCGGATCGAAGCCGATATAAGCCGACACCGTCTCCTTCGCGAACAGCTCGTCCAGACCGGTTTCATCCGAAATCTGGTGGATGAAGCCGCGCTCGCTCATGATGCGCAGGAAGTCGGATTTGAAGGCGGTCATTTTTCTTTTCCCGAAAGCACCGGCAAACAGGCACCGGCGTGGCAAGTGTGACCGCGCGCGTTTAGCATCCGTTGACATGGAATCACAAGGACGGCGAGCCAAATGGCGACAATCTGCGCACTGGGCCTGATGAGCGGCACCTCGATGGACGGTATCGATCTCGCTCTGCTGCGGACAGATGGTGTCGATATCGTCGAACAGGGACCCGGTTCTTTCGTGCCTTATGAGGCCGCATTCCGCGCGCGCATCGTGGCGGGGCTGGAAGAGGCAAAGCAGATCGGGCAGCGGTTGGAGCGGCCGGGCAGCCTTGCGGTGCTGGAAGAGGACATTACCCGCCGCCATGCCGATGCGGTGGCTGCATTTCTCGCCGGTGCGGCAGGCTCATGGGGAAAGCCCGAACTCATCGGCTTCCACGGGCAGACGGTGCTGCACCGGCCGCAGCAGGCGCTCACCGTTCAGCTCGGCGACGGGCAGATGCTGGCCGACCTGACCGGTCTGCCTGTGGTGTTCGACATGCGTGCAGAAGACATGCGCCATGGCGGGCAGGGCGCGCCGCTGGTGCCGGCCTATCATGCCGCGCTGGCACGTTCGCTGCCGCCCGGGCTTGCGCGGTTTCCGGTGGTGCTGGTCAATATCGGTGGCATATCCAACATCAGCTTTGTGCCGGAACATGGCGACCCGATTGCATTCGACACGGGGCCGGGCAACGGGCTGATCGACCAGTGGGTGGCGCGCGAGGCGGGCGTGTCCTTCGATGCCGATGGCGCGATCGCCGGCAAGGGCACGACGGTCCGGGAAGTTGTCTCCCGCTATCTGGCAAAACCGTTCTTTGCGCAGGGCGGGCCGAAGTCGCTCGACCGCAGCGATTTCACGCTCGCTGAAGCCGAGGGGCTGAATGTGACGGATGGCGCGCGCACGCTGGCGGCGGTGTCGGCGGCGGCGATCCTGAAATCGGCGGAGTATCTGCCGGAAAAGCCGAAGCTGTGGATCATCTGCGGCGGCGGCCGCAAGAACCCGCACATTATGAGCGATCTCAAGGCGGGCGCAAAGGCCGAGGGAGCCGACGTTATTTCCGCCGAACAGGCCGGTTTCGATGGCGATGCGACCGAGGCGGAAGCATGGGCCTATCTGGCCGTGCGGTCTCTCAACGGGCTGCCGCTCACCTTTCCGAACACGACGGGATGCGAAAAGCCGGTGAGCGGCGGTGTTGTGGTAAAGCCGTTACCTTAGGCGCTTGGGGCGCGGATCGGACAGCTCGCCTGCGAGACGGCGGTCGAGATAGTCGGCGCACTCTTCGAGAAGCAGCTCGGCGTCATTGGAGAAGAAATGATTGGCGCCGGGCAGGGTCTTCTGCGTGATGGTGATGCCCTTTTGCGTGTGGAGCTTGTCGACCAGTCCCTGAACGTCCTTCGGCGGTGCAACCTTGTCGGCGTCGCCATGGATGATGAGACCCGACGACGGGCAGGGCGCGAGGAACGAGAAATCGTAGGTGTTAGGCTGCGGCGCGATGGACATGAAGCCCTCGATCTCCGGACGCCTCATCAGCAACTGCATGCCGATCCACGCACCGAACGAATAGCCCGCAACCCAGCAGCTCTTGGAATCGGGATGCAGGGACTGCACCCAGTCGAGCGCGGCAGCCGCATCCGACAGTTCGCCCACGCCATGGTCGAATTCGCCCTGGCTGCGGCCGATGCCGCGGAAGTTGAACCGCAGCGTGGTGAAGCCGCGCTTCTGGAACATGTAGAAGAGGTCGTAGACGATCTTGTTGTTCATCGTCCCGCCGAACTGCGGGTGCGGGTGAAGGATGATCGCGATGGGCGCGCTCTTTTCCTTCGATGGCTGATAGCGACCTTCCAGCCGACCGGCGGGACCCGTAAATATGACCTCAGGCATTAAGAACTCCGACTGAAAACCAACCGGCGGTGCCAGAACATTTCTTGAACGCTTCCCACAAGATTCGACCTTGACGTAGGGCGATGACCTTCTTAGAAGCTAGATTAGAATTGTTCAAAACTGAGTGGTCAGCCCACCCACGCCGCGAATGCGTAGATAGGACGGCTGGCCTCATGATTTCAAGGAAATAACGCCAGAGCCT
Proteins encoded:
- the tyrS gene encoding tyrosine--tRNA ligase → MTAFKSDFLRIMSERGFIHQISDETGLDELFAKETVSAYIGFDPTAPSLHAGGLIQIMMLHWMQKTGHRPVALMGGGTGMVGDPSFKDEARKLMTPQTIQDNMDGIKKVFSNYLTFGDGPHDALMVNNADWLLPLNYLEFLRDVGRHFSVNRMLSFDSVKLRLDRDQSLSFLEFNYMILQAYDYVELNKRYGIRLQMGGSDQWGNIVNGIDLGHRMGTPQLYALTTPLLTTASGAKMGKSLGGAIWLNPDMLSPYDFWQYWRNTEDADVERFLKLYTTMPLDEVAKLAALGGAEINEAKKILATEITALLHGRKAAEEAAETARKTFEEGALAQTLPTVEVEGAALEAGIGILSLLVSAGLASSNGEARRHIQGGAVRLNDQPVADDKLVVTAQDLNPENVAKLSLGKKKHILVRPA
- a CDS encoding anhydro-N-acetylmuramic acid kinase, whose product is MATICALGLMSGTSMDGIDLALLRTDGVDIVEQGPGSFVPYEAAFRARIVAGLEEAKQIGQRLERPGSLAVLEEDITRRHADAVAAFLAGAAGSWGKPELIGFHGQTVLHRPQQALTVQLGDGQMLADLTGLPVVFDMRAEDMRHGGQGAPLVPAYHAALARSLPPGLARFPVVLVNIGGISNISFVPEHGDPIAFDTGPGNGLIDQWVAREAGVSFDADGAIAGKGTTVREVVSRYLAKPFFAQGGPKSLDRSDFTLAEAEGLNVTDGARTLAAVSAAAILKSAEYLPEKPKLWIICGGGRKNPHIMSDLKAGAKAEGADVISAEQAGFDGDATEAEAWAYLAVRSLNGLPLTFPNTTGCEKPVSGGVVVKPLP
- a CDS encoding alpha/beta hydrolase; protein product: MPEVIFTGPAGRLEGRYQPSKEKSAPIAIILHPHPQFGGTMNNKIVYDLFYMFQKRGFTTLRFNFRGIGRSQGEFDHGVGELSDAAAALDWVQSLHPDSKSCWVAGYSFGAWIGMQLLMRRPEIEGFMSIAPQPNTYDFSFLAPCPSSGLIIHGDADKVAPPKDVQGLVDKLHTQKGITITQKTLPGANHFFSNDAELLLEECADYLDRRLAGELSDPRPKRLR